The following proteins come from a genomic window of Microbacterium sp. SY138:
- a CDS encoding sugar kinase — translation MSSPISSTSAPEIVCIGETMALITPTDAPLADAAQASIGLAGAESNVAAGVASSGHRVAWASRLGADPLGDRVAFELERRGVELWVERDDAAPTGVMFKDPGAESSSVYYYRRGSAASRMEPGFLTARRLDGVRIVHTTGITPALSASCRETVDQLFSDARTAGALVSFDVNDRRPLWSREDAAETLARLADTADISFVGRDEAERIWGTATPAEIRAFLPNCALLVVKDGDVGATAFHGDDEPIFVPAPVVDVVEPVGAGDAFASGFLAATLDGADLAARLSAGHAAAERVLTIAADLPPLVPLA, via the coding sequence ATGAGCTCCCCCATTTCTTCGACCTCTGCCCCCGAGATCGTCTGCATCGGCGAGACCATGGCGCTGATCACTCCGACGGATGCCCCGCTCGCCGACGCCGCGCAGGCGTCGATCGGCCTGGCCGGCGCCGAGTCCAACGTGGCCGCCGGCGTCGCCTCCTCCGGACACCGGGTCGCCTGGGCGTCGCGGCTGGGCGCCGACCCGCTCGGCGACAGGGTCGCCTTCGAGCTCGAGCGGCGGGGTGTGGAGTTGTGGGTCGAGCGCGACGATGCCGCGCCCACCGGAGTGATGTTCAAGGACCCGGGCGCCGAATCCTCCTCCGTCTACTACTACCGTCGGGGATCCGCTGCCTCCCGCATGGAACCGGGGTTCCTGACCGCGCGGCGTCTCGACGGGGTGCGGATCGTGCACACCACCGGGATCACCCCCGCGCTGTCCGCGTCGTGCCGCGAGACGGTCGACCAGCTCTTCTCCGACGCCCGCACCGCGGGAGCCCTCGTGTCGTTCGACGTGAACGACCGGCGTCCGCTGTGGAGCAGGGAGGATGCCGCAGAGACGCTCGCCCGCCTGGCCGACACCGCGGACATCTCCTTCGTCGGCCGAGACGAGGCTGAACGCATCTGGGGTACCGCGACACCCGCCGAGATCCGCGCCTTCCTCCCGAACTGCGCGCTGCTGGTCGTCAAGGACGGCGATGTCGGCGCCACTGCCTTCCATGGCGACGACGAGCCGATCTTCGTGCCCGCTCCCGTGGTCGACGTCGTCGAGCCGGTCGGCGCGGGAGATGCGTTCGCATCCGGCTTCCTGGCGGCGACCCTCGACGGAGCCGACCTCGCCGCGCGCCTCTCCGCCGGCCACGCGGCCGCGGAGCGCGTGCTGACGATCGCCGCCGACCTCCCACCGCTGGTGCCGCTCGCCTGA
- the nrdF gene encoding class 1b ribonucleoside-diphosphate reductase subunit beta, which translates to MTPERLKLVSSVQAINWNRIQDDKDLEVWNRLVNNFWLPEKVPLSNDVQSWNTLTPDEQLLTMRVFTGLTLLDTIQGTVGAVSLIPDAITPHEEAVYTNIAFMESVHAKSYSSIFSTLASTKEIDEAFRWSTENPNLQKKAQIIMDYYQGDDPLKRKVASTLLESFLFYSGFYLPIYWSSKAKLTNTADLIRLIIRDEAVHGYYIGYKFQKGLENETQERRDELKDYTFSLMYELYDNEVQYTQDLYDGVGLTEDVKKFLHYNANKALMNLGYEAMFPSSVTNVNPAILSALSPNADENHDFFSGSGSSYVIGKAEATEDDDWDF; encoded by the coding sequence ATGACTCCCGAAAGACTCAAGCTGGTCTCCAGCGTGCAGGCGATCAACTGGAACCGCATCCAGGACGACAAGGACCTCGAGGTCTGGAACCGTCTGGTGAACAACTTCTGGCTGCCCGAGAAGGTGCCGCTGTCGAACGACGTGCAGTCGTGGAACACGCTCACCCCCGACGAGCAGCTGCTCACCATGCGGGTGTTCACCGGTCTCACGTTGCTCGACACGATCCAGGGCACCGTGGGCGCGGTGTCGCTGATCCCCGACGCGATCACCCCTCACGAAGAGGCCGTATACACGAACATCGCGTTCATGGAGTCGGTGCACGCGAAGAGCTACTCCTCGATCTTCTCGACCCTCGCGTCGACGAAGGAGATCGACGAGGCGTTCCGCTGGTCCACCGAGAACCCGAACCTTCAGAAGAAGGCTCAGATCATCATGGACTACTACCAGGGCGACGACCCGCTCAAGCGCAAGGTGGCCTCCACCCTTCTGGAGTCGTTCCTCTTCTACTCGGGCTTCTACCTGCCGATCTATTGGTCCTCGAAGGCGAAGCTGACGAACACGGCCGACCTGATCCGCCTCATCATCCGCGACGAGGCCGTGCACGGGTACTACATCGGCTACAAGTTCCAGAAGGGCCTCGAGAACGAGACCCAGGAGCGCCGCGATGAGCTCAAGGACTACACGTTCTCGCTCATGTACGAGCTCTACGACAACGAGGTGCAGTACACGCAGGACCTCTACGACGGTGTCGGTCTGACCGAAGACGTGAAGAAGTTCCTGCACTACAACGCCAACAAGGCCCTCATGAACCTGGGCTACGAGGCGATGTTCCCCTCCAGCGTCACGAACGTGAACCCGGCGATCCTGTCGGCACTCTCGCCGAACGCCGACGAGAACCACGACTTCTTCTCGGGGTCGGGCTCGTCGTACGTCATCGGCAAGGCCGAGGCCACCGAAGACGACGACTGGGACTTCTGA
- the nrdE gene encoding class 1b ribonucleoside-diphosphate reductase subunit alpha yields the protein MTETVAFKANPSYEGLDYHALNAMLNLYDANGKIQFDADKRAAREYFLQHVNQNTVFFHSLKERLDYLVEKEYYEGAVIEKYSMEFIQKLNDLAYGKKFRFETFLGAFKYYTSYTLKTFDGKRYLERFEDRVVMTALGLADGDEKLAVALVEEIISGRFQPATPTFLNAGKAQRGELVSCFLLRIEDNMESIARGINSALQLSKRGGGVALLLSNIRESGAPIKQIENQSSGIIPVMKLLEDSFSYANQLGARQGAGAVYLNAHHPDIMRFLDTKRENADEKIRIKTLSLGVVVPDITFELAKNDEDMYLFSPYDVEKVYGVPFGDISVTEKYREMVDDPRIKKTKINAREFFQTVAEIQFESGYPYVMFEDTVNKANPIKGRINMSNLCSEILQVNTPTTYNDDLSYDNIGKDISCNLGSMNIALSMDADDLGQTVETAIRALTAVSDQSHIGSVRSIEDGNDRSHAIGLGQMNLHGYLAREHVYYGSEEGIDFTNIYFYTVLFHALRASNNLAIERGTTFDGFEDSKYASGEFFDKYIDQAWVPATEKVKELFAGKHIPTQDDWAELKASIQKHGIYNQNLQAVPPTGSISYINNSTSSIHPIASKIEIRKEGKLGRVYYPAAFMTNDNLEYYQDAYEIGYEKVIDTYAAATQHVDQGLSLTLFFKDTATTRDINKAQIYAWRKGIKTIYYIRLRQLALEGTDMAECVSCML from the coding sequence GTGACCGAGACAGTGGCATTCAAGGCGAACCCCTCTTACGAGGGTCTCGACTATCACGCCCTCAACGCGATGCTCAACCTGTACGACGCGAACGGGAAGATCCAGTTCGACGCCGACAAGCGCGCCGCGCGGGAGTACTTCCTGCAGCACGTGAACCAGAACACGGTGTTCTTCCACTCGCTCAAGGAGCGTCTGGACTACCTCGTGGAGAAGGAGTACTACGAAGGCGCCGTCATCGAGAAGTACTCGATGGAGTTCATCCAGAAGCTCAACGACCTCGCGTACGGCAAGAAGTTCCGTTTCGAGACGTTCCTCGGCGCGTTCAAGTACTACACGAGCTACACGCTGAAGACGTTCGACGGCAAGCGCTACCTCGAGCGCTTCGAGGACCGCGTCGTGATGACCGCCCTCGGCCTCGCCGACGGCGATGAGAAGCTCGCGGTCGCGCTCGTCGAGGAGATCATCTCCGGTCGCTTCCAGCCGGCCACCCCGACATTCCTCAACGCCGGCAAGGCGCAGCGCGGCGAACTCGTCAGCTGCTTCCTGCTGCGCATCGAAGACAACATGGAGTCGATCGCCCGCGGCATCAACTCGGCCCTGCAGCTCTCCAAGCGCGGCGGCGGCGTCGCCCTGCTGCTGTCGAACATCCGCGAGTCGGGTGCGCCGATCAAGCAGATCGAGAACCAGTCCTCCGGCATCATCCCCGTGATGAAGCTCCTCGAAGACAGCTTCAGCTACGCCAACCAGCTCGGTGCGCGTCAGGGCGCCGGTGCGGTGTACCTCAACGCCCACCACCCCGACATCATGCGCTTCCTCGACACCAAGCGCGAGAACGCCGATGAGAAGATCCGCATCAAGACGCTGTCGCTGGGCGTCGTGGTTCCGGACATCACTTTCGAACTCGCCAAGAACGACGAGGACATGTACCTGTTCTCGCCGTACGACGTCGAGAAGGTCTACGGCGTTCCGTTCGGCGACATCTCGGTCACCGAGAAGTACCGCGAGATGGTCGACGACCCGCGCATCAAGAAGACCAAGATCAACGCGCGCGAGTTCTTCCAGACCGTCGCCGAGATCCAGTTCGAGTCCGGCTACCCGTACGTCATGTTCGAAGACACGGTGAACAAGGCCAACCCGATCAAGGGTCGGATCAACATGTCCAACCTCTGCAGCGAGATCCTGCAGGTGAACACGCCGACCACGTACAACGACGACCTGTCGTACGACAACATCGGCAAGGACATCTCCTGCAACCTCGGCTCGATGAACATCGCGCTGTCGATGGATGCCGATGACCTGGGGCAGACCGTCGAGACGGCGATCCGCGCCCTCACCGCGGTGAGCGACCAGAGCCACATCGGCTCGGTGCGGTCGATCGAGGACGGCAACGACCGCTCGCACGCGATCGGCCTCGGCCAGATGAACCTGCACGGATACCTTGCCCGCGAGCATGTGTACTACGGCTCCGAAGAGGGCATCGACTTCACGAACATCTACTTCTACACGGTGCTGTTCCACGCCCTGCGGGCGTCCAACAACCTCGCGATCGAGCGCGGCACGACGTTCGACGGGTTCGAGGACTCGAAGTATGCGTCGGGGGAGTTCTTCGACAAGTACATCGACCAGGCGTGGGTTCCCGCGACCGAGAAGGTCAAGGAGCTCTTCGCCGGCAAGCACATCCCGACCCAGGACGACTGGGCCGAGCTGAAGGCGTCGATCCAGAAGCACGGCATCTACAACCAGAACCTTCAGGCCGTCCCGCCGACCGGCTCGATCTCGTACATCAACAACTCCACGTCGTCGATCCACCCGATCGCGTCGAAGATCGAGATCCGCAAGGAAGGCAAGCTCGGTCGCGTCTACTACCCGGCGGCGTTCATGACGAACGACAACCTGGAGTACTACCAGGACGCGTACGAGATCGGCTACGAGAAGGTCATCGACACCTATGCGGCCGCCACGCAGCACGTCGACCAGGGTCTGTCTCTGACCCTGTTCTTCAAGGACACCGCCACCACGCGTGACATCAACAAGGCGCAGATCTACGCATGGCGCAAGGGCATCAAGACGATCTACTACATCCGTCTGCGTCAGCTGGCGCTCGAGGGCACCGACATGGCCGAGTGCGTCTCGTGCATGCTCTGA
- a CDS encoding MFS transporter has translation MAGYRDLLRTPGVARMIAAQLTARFPNGMMSLAILLHVEQQTGSYGSAGLVLAATSVGQAIAGPITSRWMGVWGMRRVLTLTLSVCVVAVLCLALLPLEVPGYMALGMVAGLSTPPVQAAVRTIYPKLVNSSNLTPLFSLDASLQEIIWVLAPVVITLVSTQIGTPEGLLLVAIILVGGGAWFILSPEVGRVRIPRSRNALGKVVLKPPVLLATVIGFLLIGACAAVEVGVVATFEHGSLAAGLVLAVFSAGSLAGGLAFGHIPIGPWAMARRLLIVTIGLGLTMVMLNVFWLGGTLILAGIGIAPALAVLFAITSASVKFSETAEAFGWAGTGQLIGAAAGSAVAGFLVDVGDWRGAYLAATIFAAVGLLVAVVFVRSFPDLRHRDASPHPDTEPLAVTPS, from the coding sequence GTGGCGGGATATCGGGATCTTCTTCGCACGCCGGGAGTGGCGCGCATGATCGCTGCTCAGCTGACCGCGCGCTTCCCCAACGGAATGATGTCGCTGGCGATCCTGCTGCACGTCGAGCAGCAGACCGGGTCGTACGGATCGGCAGGCCTGGTCCTCGCCGCGACCAGTGTGGGCCAGGCGATCGCCGGTCCCATCACGAGCCGTTGGATGGGCGTCTGGGGCATGCGACGTGTGCTCACGCTCACGCTGTCGGTGTGCGTCGTGGCGGTGCTGTGCCTCGCACTGCTGCCGCTCGAGGTACCGGGCTACATGGCTCTCGGCATGGTCGCCGGACTCTCCACCCCGCCCGTCCAGGCCGCGGTGCGCACCATCTATCCGAAGCTCGTCAACTCCTCGAACCTCACGCCGCTGTTCTCCCTCGACGCGTCGCTGCAGGAGATCATCTGGGTGCTGGCCCCCGTCGTGATCACGCTCGTCTCGACCCAGATCGGCACGCCGGAGGGCCTGCTGCTGGTGGCGATCATCCTCGTCGGCGGCGGCGCCTGGTTCATCCTCTCCCCAGAGGTCGGACGGGTCCGCATCCCCCGGAGCCGCAACGCTCTGGGCAAGGTCGTGCTCAAGCCGCCCGTACTGCTGGCGACCGTGATCGGCTTCCTCCTGATCGGAGCCTGTGCGGCTGTGGAGGTGGGAGTCGTCGCGACGTTCGAGCACGGAAGCCTCGCGGCCGGTCTCGTGCTCGCCGTGTTCTCGGCGGGAAGCCTCGCCGGCGGTCTGGCCTTCGGTCACATCCCCATCGGGCCGTGGGCCATGGCGCGCCGTCTGCTGATCGTCACGATCGGCCTCGGCCTGACGATGGTCATGCTCAACGTGTTCTGGCTCGGCGGCACCCTGATCCTCGCCGGCATCGGCATCGCTCCGGCTCTCGCCGTGCTCTTCGCGATCACCTCGGCCAGTGTGAAGTTCAGCGAGACCGCTGAGGCCTTCGGCTGGGCCGGCACCGGCCAGCTCATCGGCGCCGCCGCCGGATCCGCGGTCGCCGGCTTCCTCGTCGATGTCGGCGACTGGCGCGGCGCCTACCTCGCCGCCACGATCTTCGCCGCGGTGGGACTGCTCGTGGCCGTCGTCTTCGTCCGTTCCTTCCCTGATCTGCGTCACCGCGACGCGAGCCCGCATCCCGACACCGAACCCCTGGCGGTCACCCCCTCATGA
- the nrdI gene encoding class Ib ribonucleoside-diphosphate reductase assembly flavoprotein NrdI, with product MSAVATAAPLLIYFSSVSGNTARFIEKLGLPSRRIPLHRHEEDLVIDEPFVLVTPTYGGGAGRGVEKGAVPKQVIRFLNDERNRRHIRGVISAGNTNFGDAFCLAGDIISRKCNVPHLYRLEIFGTQDDVDRVSDGLERRWQLQ from the coding sequence ATGAGCGCCGTCGCGACCGCAGCGCCGCTCCTGATCTACTTCTCGAGCGTCTCGGGTAACACCGCGCGGTTCATCGAGAAGCTCGGACTCCCGTCCCGACGCATCCCCCTCCACCGACACGAAGAAGACCTCGTCATCGACGAGCCCTTCGTGCTGGTCACCCCCACCTACGGCGGGGGAGCGGGGCGCGGCGTCGAGAAAGGCGCAGTTCCGAAACAGGTGATCCGGTTCCTCAACGATGAGCGCAACCGGCGCCACATCCGCGGCGTGATCTCCGCGGGCAACACCAACTTCGGCGACGCCTTCTGCCTCGCCGGTGACATCATCAGCCGCAAGTGCAACGTGCCTCACTTGTATCGGCTCGAGATCTTCGGCACACAAGACGATGTGGATCGCGTGAGCGACGGATTGGAACGACGGTGGCAGCTTCAGTGA
- the nrdH gene encoding glutaredoxin-like protein NrdH, with amino-acid sequence MSITVYTKPSCVQCNATYRALDAKGIEYEILDLSEDPTALEQVKALGYMQAPVVVTDEGHWSGFRPDKIDELASRLA; translated from the coding sequence ATGTCGATCACGGTCTACACAAAGCCTTCCTGCGTTCAGTGCAACGCCACCTACCGTGCCCTCGATGCCAAGGGCATCGAGTACGAGATCCTCGACCTGTCGGAAGACCCGACGGCGCTCGAGCAGGTCAAGGCGCTCGGTTACATGCAGGCACCCGTCGTCGTCACCGACGAGGGTCACTGGTCGGGTTTCCGTCCCGACAAGATCGACGAACTCGCCTCCCGTCTGGCGTGA